The sequence below is a genomic window from Caldanaerobius fijiensis DSM 17918.
CTGTGAGAATACGCGTCAAAGCTGTTGGGAATTTGATTTAAAGAATAACCATTGTAATACGGCGGGTTGTGGGCAGTTATTGCCACGCCCGCTGTAGATTTTGAACCTTATCTTTTTCTAACGCTACCATCAAATATGAGAGGAGGCTTTCTGCACCTTCGTTTAAGTTTATGCCGTTTTCAGTTATACCGTCATAACACCCACCGGTATCTTCATCAATGAGCTTTACCTTGAGAGAATTTTCTCCATGGTACCAGTTAAAGGTTTGAATGCCCATATTTAAAAAGTATTTATCATTGAATATTTTAAATGCGTTAAAATACATCAATGCGGTTTCGCTGGCTTCAATGGGCTGTTCGTCAAAATCTGCAGGTTTACTGCCTTTTTTATACCATCCCTTACATCCTACAGGCTTGAAGTAGCCGTTTCTAAAATAGATATCTTCTAAAAACTTTAAGCTCTCCTGAGCTACATTTAAATATTTTTCCTCTTCAAATATGTTATAGGCTTCAAACAGCGCCCATGGGAATACTGAATTTCCGTAGGTTACTATATCCTCATACCAGTACCAGCCTTCGTCTTTGTTTTCTTTATATTTATCTACTAACCTATCAGCTAAAAGTTTCATCAATTCCTTTATATCCCATGTTTTAATTGAAAATACCTCTCCCATATTTTCATTGTTGTTGTCAACTGTACTCTCTTTAATGTATAAATCTACGTAACTTAAGCCAATAAGGGTATAAGCCATTCCTCTCACGTATTTTAAATCCCGTATATCGGGTAATGCCCTTATCATCATGTGACCGCATGTATTTTTTATCCCCCAAGGTATATTTTTATCAGCCAGGGTATATCCTATGGCCCATATAGCCCTTCCAAAGCAATCTTCTGTGCCTTCTTTATCTTTAAAGTTTCTCTCATAGTCCATGAAATTTCTGAATTTACCATTTTCGTTTTGAGCGTGAAGTAAAAAGGACATGTACCTGTAGATTAGATCCAGATATTTTTTATCTTTGTAGTTTTCATACAGGGCCACGGCAACTATCAGGGCCCTGGCATTATCATCTGTGGTATACCCTTCTTTAAGGTTTGGCACTGAATATTTAGAATGCTGATAAATCCCTACGTTATCTGTCAAATTAAAAAGGTGATTGGTATTTAGAGTTGTGGAATTCATCAAGCAACACCTACCTTTTTTGAGCTATTTATTATTGCCGCGAAAAGGTCGATGTACCGCTTTGCCACATTTTCCCATGTCATATTTTTTCCGAAGTTCAATGTTTTCTCTTCCATTTTCTTTTTTTCTTCAGGGTTATCAAGTACATATAATATACACTTTGCTAAAGAGTCTGGATTCATAAAATCAGCCAACATTCCTCTGCCATCTGCCAGCATCTCTTCGGCGTACTTATAAGGGGTAGATACCACCACCCTGCCATATCCAACAGCATAAGCCAGTGTTCCGCTTACAGCCTGTTCTTTACCTAAATAAGGTGTCATATATATATCTGAAAGCTGGAGATACTCTATTATTTCATCTTTGGTTAGATATCTATTTACGAATTTTACGTTATTCTCTAAGCCCAGGCTTTTCACCAGTTCAATTAATTTTTCCCTGTAACTTTCGCCATATTCTCTTTTTATGTTGGGATGGGTTTGCCCCAGGATTAAATAGAGCACATCATTGTATTTTTGAGCCACTTTTTGTATTGCCTGAATCCCATACTCCAGCCCTTTTCCGGGGCTTATCAATCCGAAAGTGCTTATCACGGGTCTTCCACTGTACCCGTATTTTTCTTTTAACTTTTCTCTTGGCACTACATCTTTATACGGGACACCATGGTGTATTACCTCTATTTTGCTTCTATCTATACCATAAATCGTGGTCAACAATTCTACCGTGTTATGAGCCATTGTAACAACTTTTGCACTCTTTTTGCCAATTGCCATCAATATTTCTTTCTGCTTTTCAAAAAAAGGATTTGACAGTACTGTGTGCAAACATGTAATGACAGGTATTTTGATGTTTTCAAGCAAGTCCAGAAGGTATTCGCCGCAATTTCCGCCAAAAATCCCGTATTCGTGTTCTATCACTAAAATGTCTACATCGGAATCGTTGAGTTTGCGGGCCAACTGGATATAGTCGCCTCTGCTGTGCTGGTTGATTTCATAAAACACTTCTTCTTGATAATCATAGTGGTTGTCATTTATAGCGATCACATTTATATTAAAGCCAGAATTGATTTTTTTCAAAGCTCTTACTAGATCCTGAGAAAATGTAGCTATACCGCATTCCCTAGGTGGATATGTGGTAAGAAAAGCAATTTTAGCGCATTTACCAATATTCCGTACCATAACACATCTGGTTTAAATAAGAACCAGGAGTCCCTCCTTTCAGATTGGAATTTAAATTGTGCTTTTTAGAGTAATTGCTGTTATATAAGCTGCAGTCCTTCTGTGTAGACGTCATTGATGTAAGCGGTATGGGAAATACGACTGTTTGAGTCTATGCAGCAATCTGAAACTACCACAGTGTTTATCAGCTCTGCGCCGTCATTTACGATAACATTATCCCACAATATGCTGCCAATGATTCTGCTGTTTTTGCTTATGAGGTTATTTTCACCTATGACAGAATAAGGACCTACCCTTGCGCCGGCCTCTATCACCGTATTTTTGCCTATATATACAGGACCTATAATTTCTGCTTCAGGGTGAATTTTTACGCCTTCTGCTACAATCACATTGTCACTATCCTCTGATTTACCATCAAACCGACAGAAATCGCACCTTCTACTCAATATATCCTTGTGGGCCTTTGTATATTTCTCCACTGTCCCTATGTCCAGCCAGTACCCATAAAACTGATAAGCGGCCAGCCTGTATCCTTTTTGTAAAAGAGTCGGATAGATATCTTTTTCCAAGGAAATGGCTTTTTTAGCCGGGATTTCGTCAAATATTTCCGGCTGAAAAACATACACGCCAGCATTTATCCAGCTGGAACTGGATTCACCGGGTCTGGGTTTTTCTTTAAAAGATTTTATGTAATTGTCATCATCAAATTCTATGACGCCATACTGAGATGGGTTATCTACCTCTGTCATAGCGATGGTCGCAAGGGCGTCTTTGCTCCTGTGGTATTCTATTAATTCCCGGTAATTGATATCACTGACTATATCAGAATTTAAAACGACAAAAGTATCGTCAAAGAACTTTTCTGCGTTTTTTATTGCACCACCGGTACCTAACGGCGATATTTCGGAGACATAGTGGATTTTTACGCCTAACTCCTGTCCATCTTTGAAATAATTTTTAATATGCTGGGACTTATAAAACGTGCTTATAATTACCTCATCGATACCATTGGATTTTAAATTCATTATAACCCTTTCAAGAAGAGGTCTACCCATGATGGGCACTATTGGCTTAGGCAATTTATAAGTAAGTGGCTGCAACCTTGTACCTTTACCTCCTGCAAGAAGAAGTGCCTTTACCATATGCAACCCCCTCCTCTTTTTATTTAATTGAATTTATATAAATGATATAAATGGCGCACACAGATTATAAAGAGATATGGATATTAGAAACAGTATAAAATCGGCTAATAATGAGTATTAGCACCCAAAACTGATGAGTGCTAACAAGTTTATTTTATATAAAATTATACGATTTGTCAATATATTTTGTGATTTTTTGTTGTTATTCTATGATATTGTCATATTAAAAGTATTCTGTAATAATGTCAGTATGAGAAAGGAACGATATTGTATGACAAAAAGAGAAGTACAAAAATTAATCGTTATCAATAAAACCATTGATGGAATATTGACTATCAGGGAAGCTGCGCAGGCTTTGAACCTAAGCGAACGTCAAATCTTTCTTTGGTTTTAATTTAAACTTAAGGGTTTAATACCAACAACAGCATCGGCTGACCATTTATCTTTCTGTATCTTTCCTTCCGCGAAATTGTAAGTAAATTGGTGATACAGTGAGTAAAAGTGAGGAAAAGAGAGAAAATTAACAATAAAATGATATAATCGCTAAATATGGACTATTTTTGGTATTTTAGAGTATTGAAGAAAAATAAAAAAAAATTATAATTGAGGCGAAAATTAATATATAGTAACGTTTAAAATATGAAAAAGAAAGAAGGTTAATTCTTCTGATGTTGGATGAAGAATCAATTAGGTATAAAATATTAGACCATATTAGTTGGGTTATTAATAATGAGGAAGTTATTTTATTAGATAATAAAAGAGGTATTTTTTTTGGTTTAGATGAGGTGGCTTCAAGAATATGGATACTTATTTCTGAAGGCAAGATGGTTAGAGAAATTATAGACACACTTATGGAAGAATATGATGTGGAAATATCTAGATTAGAAAGTGATGTGAAAAATTTAATCGATGAGTTGATTTTGAATAATTTTATAAAAAGTGATGGGTTTAAAAATTAAAAAAGTGCTGAGGTTAGCTTTTGAAGCAAATAATAACATAAAAAAATAAAACAATATAGGTGGAGAGTGAATTGAAAATAGGTAAATGTATTCAATTTGTCAAGATATATATTTATTTTATAGTGATTAAAATTTTGTTATATATTTTTGGTTTACGAAGAATATTGAATTTTTTAAAGAGGATGAAAGCAAGGACTTATTTAAAGAATCGACCAGCAAATGAAAAAAACTCTTTAGATGTATTATATATCAAACAGCAAATTGATAATGTAAATATTTTTCAAATATATTCAGCTGAATGTTTGGAACAATCTTTGATATTGTTTTATTTATTGTTAAAGAAGAATATTTATAATGCTAAATTAAAGATTGGAGTATGTAAATATCCGTTTTCCGCTCATGCTTGGGTGGAATATAATGGTATTGTATTAAGCAATATAGAATTTAATAAGAAAGATTATTCAGTTATAGAGGAGATTTGAGGGAATGTAATATGAACGAAATAGTAGGAATTTTAAATAGGAAAGATATAGCGAAAAACCTTGAATTAAATAACATAATATATAAGTGGGTAAACGATAAATCTATTCAACTTATTTTATCAGAAAAGTTAAATAGCGAAAAAAGTGCAATATTTTATAAGGAAATTAAACAAAATAATGTAAATATGATAAGTGTACATAGAGAAGATAATTATTTAATTGTAGGCAATGGGCAAGTAAATAATATTAATGAAATAGCTAGAAAAGTAAATAAGATTAATATAACGAATGTAAATGAAGTATTATTGTTAGCTTATAAAAAGTTTGGTATTGATTTTGTAAAGGAAATTAATGGAGAATTTGTTTTTATTATTTGGGATGGAAATAAAAAACAACTAATATGCGTTAGAGATTCTATAGGTATTAAGTCATTATTTTATAGCATTTATAATAATGTAGTAGTATTAGCGACTAACTTAAGTAATATATTAAAATATAATTTAGTAAGAAGTGATTTGGATGATGTATATTTTTCAGAATATTTGACGTTTGGCCTTTTTGAACAACACCTTACTCCGTATAAAAATATTAAGCGTTTAATGCCTGGTAGTATATTAATTATAAACGATGAAAATGCTAAATTAGTAAATTATTGGAATATCTCAAATATAAAAAAGGTAAATTATAAAAACGAGGATGACTATTTTGAGCATTTTAAAAGCTTATTAATGGAATCAGTTTATAGAAATTTTAACATTAGTAACAATGTTTTAATAGAATTGAGTGGAGGATTAGATTCATCTTCTATTGTATGTTTAGTTAGAGAGCTAGTAGAGAAGAGAAGGGATTTAAAAAATAAAATTAATACATTTACTATTGATTATGGTTCATTATTAGTTGAAGAAGACGACATGCCTTTTGCAAAGAGTGTTATAAATAGTAATCCAAATTTTAATCCTATTATTGTAGATGGAAGGGAATTTTGGTTTTTAAAAAATTTAGGCCAAATAGAGGGGGAAGATAAATTATTTTATGACGAACCTAATATGAATATTCTAATACATGACCAAAATAAATTTATGCTCAATATAATTGAAAAATATAATATAGATACTATTATAAGTGGAGAAGGTGGAGATCATTTATTATCATGGAATAATTATTATTTAGCTGATTATTTACGTCAAGGATCCTTAATTAAGGTGTTAATTGAATCTCTTAAATGGAGTAGACAGTTAAAATGTCCAGTATTTAAGGTAATAAAGGAAAATTGTTTATTACCTATATTAAAAAGAAATGTTTGTTTGTTTAACAGTACTGTTCCACCTTGGGTTAGTAAAAAATTGATAATGTTTACTAATTTGAATGAGAGAATAGAAAAGTATTACAGAACAATAAAAGTGGATACAATTACTGATAGTTATCAAATAAGTATAATGAATAATATTCATGAAATATTAGACGGAAATGTATTTGCTAAATTAGTTGAAATAAAGTATCCATTTTTATACCTACCTTTAATAGAATTTATATTTGGAATTCCAATAGATAAAAAAATACGTGCAGGGGAATTAAATAAATATATTTTGAGATATTCATTAAAAGGTATCTTACCAGAAGATGTTCTTAACAGAAAAAATAAAGCGGGTGGTGAACGGCGATTTTATATAGGCC
It includes:
- a CDS encoding glycosyltransferase; amino-acid sequence: MNSTTLNTNHLFNLTDNVGIYQHSKYSVPNLKEGYTTDDNARALIVAVALYENYKDKKYLDLIYRYMSFLLHAQNENGKFRNFMDYERNFKDKEGTEDCFGRAIWAIGYTLADKNIPWGIKNTCGHMMIRALPDIRDLKYVRGMAYTLIGLSYVDLYIKESTVDNNNENMGEVFSIKTWDIKELMKLLADRLVDKYKENKDEGWYWYEDIVTYGNSVFPWALFEAYNIFEEEKYLNVAQESLKFLEDIYFRNGYFKPVGCKGWYKKGSKPADFDEQPIEASETALMYFNAFKIFNDKYFLNMGIQTFNWYHGENSLKVKLIDEDTGGCYDGITENGINLNEGAESLLSYLMVALEKDKVQNLQRAWQ
- a CDS encoding glycosyltransferase family 4 protein, giving the protein MVRNIGKCAKIAFLTTYPPRECGIATFSQDLVRALKKINSGFNINVIAINDNHYDYQEEVFYEINQHSRGDYIQLARKLNDSDVDILVIEHEYGIFGGNCGEYLLDLLENIKIPVITCLHTVLSNPFFEKQKEILMAIGKKSAKVVTMAHNTVELLTTIYGIDRSKIEVIHHGVPYKDVVPREKLKEKYGYSGRPVISTFGLISPGKGLEYGIQAIQKVAQKYNDVLYLILGQTHPNIKREYGESYREKLIELVKSLGLENNVKFVNRYLTKDEIIEYLQLSDIYMTPYLGKEQAVSGTLAYAVGYGRVVVSTPYKYAEEMLADGRGMLADFMNPDSLAKCILYVLDNPEEKKKMEEKTLNFGKNMTWENVAKRYIDLFAAIINSSKKVGVA
- a CDS encoding nucleotidyltransferase family protein is translated as MVKALLLAGGKGTRLQPLTYKLPKPIVPIMGRPLLERVIMNLKSNGIDEVIISTFYKSQHIKNYFKDGQELGVKIHYVSEISPLGTGGAIKNAEKFFDDTFVVLNSDIVSDINYRELIEYHRSKDALATIAMTEVDNPSQYGVIEFDDDNYIKSFKEKPRPGESSSSWINAGVYVFQPEIFDEIPAKKAISLEKDIYPTLLQKGYRLAAYQFYGYWLDIGTVEKYTKAHKDILSRRCDFCRFDGKSEDSDNVIVAEGVKIHPEAEIIGPVYIGKNTVIEAGARVGPYSVIGENNLISKNSRIIGSILWDNVIVNDGAELINTVVVSDCCIDSNSRISHTAYINDVYTEGLQLI
- a CDS encoding PqqD family protein, with the protein product MLDEESIRYKILDHISWVINNEEVILLDNKRGIFFGLDEVASRIWILISEGKMVREIIDTLMEEYDVEISRLESDVKNLIDELILNNFIKSDGFKN
- a CDS encoding lasso peptide biosynthesis B2 protein; the protein is MESELKIGKCIQFVKIYIYFIVIKILLYIFGLRRILNFLKRMKARTYLKNRPANEKNSLDVLYIKQQIDNVNIFQIYSAECLEQSLILFYLLLKKNIYNAKLKIGVCKYPFSAHAWVEYNGIVLSNIEFNKKDYSVIEEI
- a CDS encoding asparagine synthetase B family protein; its protein translation is MNEIVGILNRKDIAKNLELNNIIYKWVNDKSIQLILSEKLNSEKSAIFYKEIKQNNVNMISVHREDNYLIVGNGQVNNINEIARKVNKINITNVNEVLLLAYKKFGIDFVKEINGEFVFIIWDGNKKQLICVRDSIGIKSLFYSIYNNVVVLATNLSNILKYNLVRSDLDDVYFSEYLTFGLFEQHLTPYKNIKRLMPGSILIINDENAKLVNYWNISNIKKVNYKNEDDYFEHFKSLLMESVYRNFNISNNVLIELSGGLDSSSIVCLVRELVEKRRDLKNKINTFTIDYGSLLVEEDDMPFAKSVINSNPNFNPIIVDGREFWFLKNLGQIEGEDKLFYDEPNMNILIHDQNKFMLNIIEKYNIDTIISGEGGDHLLSWNNYYLADYLRQGSLIKVLIESLKWSRQLKCPVFKVIKENCLLPILKRNVCLFNSTVPPWVSKKLIMFTNLNERIEKYYRTIKVDTITDSYQISIMNNIHEILDGNVFAKLVEIKYPFLYLPLIEFIFGIPIDKKIRAGELNKYILRYSLKGILPEDVLNRKNKAGGERRFYIGLKKEWPWLEQIINNSIIINELKFIDKEKFLQILNYAKQGYVKDPYLFSIGRTLSAEIWLRYFKN